The following are encoded in a window of Phaseolus vulgaris cultivar G19833 chromosome 3, P. vulgaris v2.0, whole genome shotgun sequence genomic DNA:
- the LOC137839181 gene encoding uncharacterized protein: MHGEVHTIAGGFSEGRYTVSQRKKYARAVFLVEAQEADDVLDVDLVFTKADLRDFVPHDNDTMVISVVTVGRKVHLVLVDQGSSTDVIFWTTFNKLQLSLDLLRPYTGCLYDFAGDQVEVRGHLELRTTITDGVASRTENIRYLVVNASSAYNILLGRLTLKRLRAMASTRHMKMKMPDLGGKVITIKSDQKKAKRCYENNIKTKRWVFMVTTRAPSEEGVAPAEIARERRPEPEGESWRAKLEVGRSSLANR; this comes from the coding sequence ATGCATGGTGAGGTCCACACTATCGCGGGGGGTTTCTCAGAAGGAAGGTATACTGTTTCTCAACGGAAGAAGTATGCCCGAGCAGTGTTTTTGGTAGAGGCACAGGAGGCAGATGATGTCCTTGACGtcgaccttgtcttcaccaaggccgacctaAGAGATTTCGTCCCCCATGACAACGACACGATGGTGATCTCTGTAGTAACCGTTGGGAGGAAGGTACACCTTGTACTggtggatcaaggaagctcgacagacgtGATATTCTggacgaccttcaacaagctgcagttATCCCTTGATTTGTTAAGGCCTTATACGGGCTGCTTGTACGATTTCGCGGGAGACCAGGTGGAAGTGCGTGGGCACCTGGAGCTAAGGACCACCATCACAGATGGTGTCGCGTCCCGTACGGAGaacatcaggtaccttgtcGTCAATGCCTCCTCTGCTTATAACATACTGTTGGGTAGACTTACGCTGAAGAGGCTGAGGGCGATGgcgtcgacgaggcacatgaagatgaagatgccTGACTTAGGAGGGAAGGTGATTACCATTAAGTCAGATCAAAAAAAGGCTAAGAGATGTTATGAGAACAACATCAAGACAAAGAGATGGGTGTTCATGGTTACCACCAGGGCACCAAGTGAAGAAGGGGTCGCCCCAGCAGAAATCGCCAGGGAGAGGCGACCCGAACCAGAAGGGGAATCCTGGAGAGCGAAATTGGAGGTAGGACGTTCAAGCTTGGCAAATCGCTAG